A window of Longimicrobiaceae bacterium genomic DNA:
TACAACCAGCTCTACCTGTACGGGCGCGACGGCCGCCTGATCCGGAAGCTCACCCGCGAGCCCTGGGACGTCACCCAGGTGAACCGGGTGGACGAGCGCGGGGGGTGGGTCTACTTCACCGGGACGGGCGGGAACGCCGCCGAGCGCCACCTGTTCCGGGTGAAGCTGGACGGCTCGGGGCTGCAGAAGCTGACCCGCGAGCCGGGGACGCACAACGCCACCGTGAGCCCGGACGGGCGCCGCTTCGTGGACGTGTACTCCCGCGCCGGGGTGCCGGCGGTGAGCCGGCTGCACAACGTGGACGGGTCCGTGATCCGCACGCTGCGCGACAACGCGCGGGTGCAGGCGAACCTCGCGGCGGCGAAGCTGAGCCCGCCGGAGTTCTTCCGCATCCGTACGCCGGACGGCGCGGAGATGAACGCGCTGATGATCAAGCCGGCGGACTTCGACCCGGCGAAGAAGTACCCGGTGCTCTTCTACGTGTACGGCACCCCGGGGGCCCAGACGGTGACGAACGCCTGGGGCGGGAGCCGGTACATGTGGCACCAGCTCCTGGCGCAGAAGGGGTACATCGTCATGAGCGTGGACACCCGCGGCACCTCCAACCGCGGCCGCGCCTGGGAGAAGACCGGGTACGGGCGCCACGGCGTGCAGGTGACGGACGACCTGGTCACGGCGGCCCGCTACGCCGCGTCCCTCCCCTACGTGGACGCGAGCCGCATCGGGATGTGGGGGTGGAGCGGCGGCGGCTACACCACCGGCCTCTCGCTGGCGCGCGGCGGTGAGCTGTTCAAGGCGGGGATCTCGGTGGCGCCGGTGACGGACTGGCGGCTGTACGACAACATCTACACCGAGCGCTTCATGGGCCTCCCGCAGCAGAACCCGGCGGGGTACGACGCGACCTCGGTGGTGAAGCAGGCGGAGGGGATCAAGGCCAGCTACCTGCTCATCCACGGCACCGCGGACGACAACGTCCACTTCCAGAACTCGGTGCAGCTCGCGGACGCGCTGCAGCGGGCCGGGAAGCAGTTCTCTTTCATGCTGTACCCGAACAAGAACCACGCCATTCCCGGCGCCCAGACGCAGCTGCACCTGTTCACCCTGATGACGGACTGGCTGGAGCGGAACCTGTAGTCCGGCGGCCGCACGGCGCGTGAAGCGAGAGGGGCCGCTCCGATCCACGGGGCGGCCCCTTCTCCATGCCGCCGCGGACGGCGCACCAGCCCGCGGGAAAAACCGGACTTTCGGGTGATCCCCGAAG
This region includes:
- a CDS encoding S9 family peptidase, giving the protein MTIRLRSAAVGLSAAAVLALAPAVGAQQLTLEGIFARGEFAAGSFHPQWSADGQSFVVVETDTQTQASDVWTVGIDDGKRSRRIQGSKLRVDGQTDPIQVEEIAWTADGRRALVYTNSQQVWRQRTKGTYYVYDLESERLVPLSRGEGWQQFAKISPDGTRVGFVRNNDLFVVDLATGRETQLTRTGSDTIINGTFDWVYEEELGLQDGWRWSPDGKRIAYWQLNQAPVPVFSWVNDLAGQYSVPVGLRYPKPGEPNSRVRIGVVDAAGGETRWMDTGEAEYLARMDWAESPDELVIQRMNRLQNRIDVLLTDANTGRSRVVLTDTDSAWVDVDDDLTFVRGGRELIWSSEREGYNQLYLYGRDGRLIRKLTREPWDVTQVNRVDERGGWVYFTGTGGNAAERHLFRVKLDGSGLQKLTREPGTHNATVSPDGRRFVDVYSRAGVPAVSRLHNVDGSVIRTLRDNARVQANLAAAKLSPPEFFRIRTPDGAEMNALMIKPADFDPAKKYPVLFYVYGTPGAQTVTNAWGGSRYMWHQLLAQKGYIVMSVDTRGTSNRGRAWEKTGYGRHGVQVTDDLVTAARYAASLPYVDASRIGMWGWSGGGYTTGLSLARGGELFKAGISVAPVTDWRLYDNIYTERFMGLPQQNPAGYDATSVVKQAEGIKASYLLIHGTADDNVHFQNSVQLADALQRAGKQFSFMLYPNKNHAIPGAQTQLHLFTLMTDWLERNL